From the genome of Syntrophorhabdus sp.:
GAGATCTGATCACTGTCATTAAAATATCCCAAGGTATGAATCATCTTTTTTATTAATCAGATAAAACCTCAACCCAAGTCAAATTAGGGTAAAATGACCACAAAGAACCAGCCTGAGCATGTGCAATAATATAAAAAAAATACAAGAAAAATGCACATGCAGAATTTTTCATAATCTCATTATAAAGGGGCAATTTTACTAATGGTTGCTTTAAATCCATTATTCCGCCACCAGCACCACCCGAACACATTCCCCCCATATCTTAATGACGAACCTGTGATACACGATATTCTAACCACTCGCGTAGCGGGGGTAAAAGACGTGCAGAACAAAACGACAACCTTGTTTACGGTCGCAGACGTTGCAGAGGCGTTAGCCGTTTCGCTGACGACTGCGTACATGCTGGTCCAGAGTGGAGAAATTCACGCGGTTCGGGTCAGAGGCTGCTGGAGGATTTCTAAAC
Proteins encoded in this window:
- a CDS encoding helix-turn-helix domain-containing protein, translating into MVALNPLFRHQHHPNTFPPYLNDEPVIHDILTTRVAGVKDVQNKTTTLFTVADVAEALAVSLTTAYMLVQSGEIHAVRVRGCWRISKPDLIDYARRTGAWWLSNTSPGTTDTSATRDGATCHSQPAPGTIHRHQPANTGQRGGDRS